The following proteins come from a genomic window of Limnohabitans sp. 103DPR2:
- a CDS encoding lyase family protein has product MTGSYQKFWTGVTLVFACSWAVAQKNAGRDQFFWLGQINKASAVINVDEGLLEREKAPKIAAGIVKVMADGDKPGAARPFRVVEFEPLLISAAGQEASLLHAGRSSQDMFATYRAAIMRDNLLDLADQLTKTSETLVRLSEKHAQTIVPNYTNGIAAQPNSLGHAWLGHAAGFERDAQRIREAYARIDRSPMGTTVLNGSSWPLNRTRMANYLGFETIVDNAYDAAQISSSEYPVEVSAIVTSIGLHTGHFIQDVMSQYGQIRPWIFLVPLRFVNTQISSAMPQKQNPILLTETRREISSTLALAMGPLMRAHNITPGMQDPKEESSNTEMVQSAVQFLKRFDRILNALVVDPDRALEELNSDWTASQELADVLMRKYKVPFRVGHHFSTDIVKHAKQHNIKPLDFPYAEAKRIYKEVMKEFDPQMELPMSEVEFKSTLNPVAIVQNRATVGGPQASEMKRMVALAKDKLKDQQKWTTEKRQKINQSLALLEKDFQRLLQP; this is encoded by the coding sequence ATGACTGGCAGTTATCAAAAATTTTGGACAGGTGTGACCTTGGTGTTTGCTTGCTCTTGGGCTGTCGCGCAAAAGAATGCAGGGAGAGATCAATTTTTTTGGTTAGGTCAAATTAACAAAGCTTCGGCAGTCATCAACGTCGATGAAGGCTTGCTTGAACGTGAGAAAGCACCCAAGATTGCCGCTGGCATCGTCAAGGTCATGGCAGATGGCGACAAGCCTGGTGCGGCGCGTCCCTTTCGTGTGGTTGAATTTGAACCCTTGCTGATTAGCGCTGCAGGACAAGAAGCCAGCTTGTTGCATGCCGGGCGCTCTAGCCAAGACATGTTTGCCACTTATCGGGCGGCGATCATGCGTGACAATCTCTTGGATTTGGCCGATCAGCTCACCAAAACCTCCGAAACGCTTGTTCGCTTGTCTGAAAAACATGCGCAAACCATTGTTCCCAACTACACCAATGGCATTGCGGCCCAACCAAATAGCTTGGGGCATGCTTGGCTGGGACATGCTGCTGGTTTTGAGCGCGATGCGCAACGCATACGAGAAGCCTATGCGCGTATCGACAGGTCACCCATGGGGACAACCGTTTTGAATGGCAGCAGTTGGCCCTTGAATCGCACGCGCATGGCGAATTACTTAGGCTTTGAAACGATCGTCGACAACGCCTATGACGCGGCGCAAATTTCGTCGAGCGAGTATCCCGTTGAAGTCAGCGCCATTGTGACCAGCATTGGTTTGCATACGGGGCACTTTATTCAAGACGTTATGAGTCAATACGGTCAGATTCGGCCCTGGATTTTTCTGGTGCCACTGCGATTTGTGAATACGCAAATCTCAAGTGCCATGCCGCAAAAACAAAACCCAATTTTGTTGACTGAAACGCGTCGAGAAATTTCTTCAACCTTGGCTTTGGCAATGGGGCCATTGATGCGGGCGCATAACATCACACCTGGCATGCAAGATCCCAAAGAGGAAAGCAGCAACACCGAAATGGTTCAAAGTGCGGTGCAATTTCTCAAACGTTTTGATCGAATTTTGAATGCCCTTGTGGTTGATCCCGATAGAGCATTGGAGGAGTTGAACAGTGACTGGACTGCGTCACAAGAATTGGCAGATGTGTTGATGCGCAAGTACAAAGTGCCGTTTCGCGTGGGACATCATTTCTCAACCGACATAGTTAAGCATGCCAAGCAACACAACATCAAGCCGCTTGACTTTCCTTATGCCGAAGCCAAACGCATCTACAAAGAAGTCATGAAAGAGTTTGATCCTCAGATGGAATTGCCCATGTCTGAAGTTGAATTTAAGAGCACGCTCAATCCTGTCGCGATTGTTCAAAATCGGGCCACGGTAGGCGGACCTCAGGCTTCTGAAATGAAGCGCATGGTGGCGCTGGCCAAAGACAAGCTCAAAGACCAGCAAAAGTGGACGACTGAGAAACGACAAAAAATAAATCAATCGCTAGCGCTTCTTGAAAAAGACTTTCAACGATTGTTGCAGCCATGA
- a CDS encoding DUF4886 domain-containing protein, with translation MKNSLKCFVLWLVLGCSLGASVSFAKTLNIKPISNASPERVLFVGNSYYYYNNSLHNHVSYLVEAAEPALGARLQFKSSTIGGAALNHHNMPHLIEPGRIGVSQPFEWVVMQGGSGEPLSPRRREIFRQTAALNADLIRAKGGQVALYMTHVYVKPHRQVKPENIVATESMYVDVGNEIGALVIPVGLAFEEAYRRFPDLKFHNRDGTHPSLLGTYLAACTTFAALYGRSPVGNVYRADGLIDEGLATQLQQVAQDVVTQFFQRN, from the coding sequence ATGAAAAATTCATTGAAATGTTTTGTGCTTTGGCTGGTGTTGGGATGTTCGCTTGGCGCATCGGTATCGTTTGCTAAGACGCTCAACATCAAGCCGATCAGCAACGCCAGTCCAGAGCGCGTCTTGTTTGTTGGCAACAGTTACTACTATTACAACAACAGCCTTCACAACCACGTGTCTTATCTTGTCGAAGCCGCTGAACCTGCATTGGGCGCGCGTTTGCAATTCAAGTCGTCCACCATTGGGGGTGCTGCGCTCAATCACCACAACATGCCGCACCTCATCGAGCCGGGCCGCATTGGTGTGTCGCAGCCGTTTGAGTGGGTGGTGATGCAAGGCGGCAGTGGTGAGCCACTCTCGCCGCGTCGCCGTGAGATTTTTCGACAGACGGCGGCCCTCAATGCGGATTTGATTCGTGCCAAAGGCGGGCAAGTAGCGCTTTACATGACGCATGTCTATGTCAAGCCGCACCGTCAAGTCAAGCCAGAAAACATTGTGGCGACAGAATCGATGTACGTCGATGTGGGCAACGAGATCGGTGCCTTGGTGATTCCCGTGGGCTTGGCTTTTGAGGAGGCGTATCGCCGCTTTCCAGATTTGAAGTTTCACAATCGCGATGGCACACACCCATCATTGCTGGGCACTTACCTGGCGGCTTGCACCACATTTGCCGCTTTGTATGGCCGCTCGCCCGTGGGCAATGTGTACCGTGCAGATGGCCTTATTGATGAAGGGCTGGCAACCCAGCTTCAACAAGTTGCACAGGATGTTGTGACACAATTCTTTCAACGCAACTGA
- a CDS encoding DUF3047 domain-containing protein encodes MTLPFGTRLAWALCLGVTVWALQGCGSLPLPGKSVAVSNQTAWQPEDQLKWDAVKLPGKVSTQYSVVRLSNRSALQANAQSSASMLRKDLHIEPEQLGVLSFSWQIKKLIDGADMAQRDQDDSPVRLVLAFDGDRSQFSAKNAMLSELSHVMSGRPMPYATLMYVWCNHRPVESVIQNPRTDRIQKIVVESGSQRLNQWLTYERNIREDYEKAFGEPPGALIGIGLMTDSDNTRSHAQSWYGAIRLH; translated from the coding sequence ATGACTTTGCCCTTTGGTACTCGTTTGGCTTGGGCCCTGTGCCTTGGCGTCACGGTGTGGGCCTTGCAGGGCTGTGGCAGCTTGCCTCTTCCAGGAAAATCAGTCGCTGTCAGCAATCAAACCGCTTGGCAGCCCGAAGACCAATTGAAGTGGGACGCCGTCAAACTCCCTGGCAAAGTATCGACGCAATATTCTGTGGTGCGCTTGAGCAATCGCAGTGCCTTGCAGGCCAATGCGCAATCTTCGGCCAGCATGCTGCGCAAAGATTTGCACATTGAACCCGAACAACTGGGTGTCTTGAGTTTTTCTTGGCAAATCAAAAAATTGATAGACGGTGCTGACATGGCACAACGAGATCAAGACGACTCGCCAGTTCGCCTTGTGTTGGCCTTTGATGGTGATCGAAGTCAGTTTTCTGCCAAAAACGCCATGCTGAGTGAGCTGTCTCATGTGATGTCGGGACGTCCCATGCCGTATGCCACCCTGATGTATGTGTGGTGCAACCATCGGCCGGTTGAGTCGGTCATTCAAAACCCTCGAACCGATCGAATTCAAAAAATTGTCGTCGAGTCGGGGTCGCAGCGTTTGAACCAGTGGTTGACCTATGAACGCAATATTCGTGAAGACTATGAAAAAGCATTCGGTGAACCGCCCGGGGCGCTGATTGGCATTGGCTTGATGACCGACAGCGACAACACGCGCAGCCATGCACAATCTTGGTATGGTGCGATTCGCTTGCATTGA
- a CDS encoding ABC transporter permease, producing MFAFVIQRLIQAVMVMVSVAFIAFLLFQYVGDPVLFILGQDATADQITALRKDLGLDQPFVVQFWHFLLNAAQGEFGISLRQGAKVSQLIADRFPATLELAVLAAGMALLIGIPMGVYAALRRGTFGSQLLMTLSLLGVSLPTFLIGILLILFFAVLLGWFPSFGRGDVVKIGWWSTGLLTAKGWHHIILPALTLTVFQLTLIMRLVRAEMLEVLRTDYIKFARARGLSNRAIHFGHALKNTLVPVMTITGLQLGGLIAFAIITETVFQWPGMGLLFIQAVTFADIPVMAAYLCLIALIFVVINLIVDLLYFLVDPRLRVGKAGGH from the coding sequence ATGTTTGCATTTGTCATTCAACGCCTGATCCAGGCAGTCATGGTCATGGTTTCGGTGGCGTTCATCGCATTTTTGCTGTTCCAGTATGTGGGCGACCCCGTGTTGTTCATTTTGGGCCAAGACGCCACCGCTGACCAAATTACAGCGCTGCGCAAAGATTTGGGCTTAGACCAGCCCTTTGTGGTGCAGTTTTGGCACTTTTTGCTCAATGCCGCACAGGGCGAATTTGGCATCAGCCTGCGCCAAGGCGCCAAAGTGTCCCAACTCATTGCAGATCGCTTTCCAGCCACCTTAGAGTTGGCTGTTTTGGCCGCCGGCATGGCCTTGTTGATTGGCATTCCCATGGGCGTTTATGCCGCCCTGCGCCGCGGTACCTTTGGCAGCCAACTGCTCATGACCCTGTCTTTGCTGGGTGTGTCATTGCCCACTTTCCTCATTGGCATTTTGTTGATTTTGTTTTTCGCGGTCTTGCTGGGCTGGTTCCCAAGTTTTGGCCGTGGCGATGTCGTCAAAATTGGTTGGTGGAGCACAGGCTTGCTCACGGCCAAAGGTTGGCACCACATCATCTTGCCGGCCCTCACGCTCACGGTGTTTCAGTTGACCCTCATCATGCGTTTGGTGCGCGCTGAAATGTTGGAAGTGTTGCGCACCGATTACATCAAGTTTGCGCGTGCACGTGGCTTGTCCAACCGGGCTATTCACTTTGGTCATGCACTTAAAAACACCCTGGTGCCCGTGATGACCATCACCGGTTTGCAATTGGGTGGCCTCATTGCCTTTGCCATCATCACGGAGACGGTGTTTCAGTGGCCCGGCATGGGCTTGTTGTTCATTCAAGCGGTGACCTTTGCCGACATTCCGGTCATGGCGGCGTACCTGTGTTTGATTGCGTTGATTTTTGTGGTCATCAATTTGATTGTGGACTTGCTGTACTTTTTGGTGGACCCCCGGTTGCGCGTTGGCAAGGCGGGAGGGCACTGA
- a CDS encoding M20 aminoacylase family protein, whose amino-acid sequence MLRNSSHDLSAADPAFQGASLKNALAQGRAFAHIAKFHPELTAFRRDLHANPELGFEEIYTSSRVVEALKVSGVDAIHTGIGKTGVVALVHGQGRNAANPGRMIGLRADMDALPLPEHNDSLWKSKNSGLMHACGHDGHTAMLLGAARYLAETRQFDGTAVLIFQPGEEGYAGARAMMEDGLFDRFPCEQVYAQHNSPETPLGVIGVTPGPMQAAADTIRIHITGKGGHGARPHQAVDPVLVAAHIITAAQSIVARNLSAFDQAVISICSMQAGNPGASSVIPGEATLVGTVRTYNEAVQQTIEDRLRHLCESVAHGFGATAQLTYKRGYPATVNTVPEANFAADVATTLVGAERVWRNMPPSMGAEDFSFMLQAKPGAYLRVGQGAIDGPGPHPLHNSRYDFNDAILPLGAALHASLVEHALPLSGV is encoded by the coding sequence ATGTTGCGCAACAGTTCACATGACCTGAGTGCAGCCGACCCGGCCTTTCAAGGCGCTTCTTTGAAAAATGCCTTGGCCCAAGGTCGCGCCTTTGCACACATTGCCAAATTCCACCCCGAGCTCACAGCGTTCCGGCGTGACCTCCATGCCAACCCCGAGTTGGGCTTTGAAGAAATTTACACCTCGAGCCGTGTGGTTGAAGCGCTGAAAGTTTCTGGTGTCGACGCCATTCACACAGGCATCGGCAAAACAGGCGTGGTGGCCTTGGTGCATGGCCAAGGTCGAAATGCAGCAAACCCAGGGCGCATGATTGGTTTGCGCGCCGACATGGATGCGCTGCCCTTGCCCGAGCACAACGACAGTTTGTGGAAATCCAAAAATTCAGGCTTGATGCATGCCTGTGGTCACGATGGCCATACGGCCATGTTATTGGGTGCGGCGAGATACTTGGCCGAGACACGTCAGTTTGACGGCACCGCCGTGCTGATTTTTCAGCCAGGCGAAGAAGGCTACGCGGGTGCACGCGCCATGATGGAAGATGGTTTGTTCGACCGCTTTCCTTGCGAACAGGTGTATGCACAGCACAACTCGCCCGAAACACCCTTAGGCGTCATTGGCGTCACACCAGGCCCCATGCAAGCCGCAGCCGATACCATTCGCATTCACATCACCGGCAAGGGCGGTCATGGTGCCAGACCGCATCAAGCGGTGGATCCTGTGCTGGTAGCGGCGCACATCATCACGGCGGCGCAAAGCATTGTGGCCCGCAATCTGTCTGCGTTTGATCAAGCGGTCATCAGCATTTGCTCGATGCAAGCAGGCAACCCGGGGGCCTCCAGCGTCATCCCTGGCGAGGCCACTTTGGTGGGCACCGTGCGCACTTACAACGAAGCGGTTCAGCAAACCATTGAGGACCGCTTGCGCCATTTGTGCGAATCGGTGGCCCATGGCTTTGGTGCCACGGCACAACTCACCTACAAGCGCGGTTATCCGGCCACCGTCAACACGGTACCCGAGGCCAACTTTGCGGCCGATGTGGCCACCACCTTGGTGGGCGCAGAGCGCGTATGGCGCAACATGCCACCCAGCATGGGGGCGGAAGATTTTTCGTTCATGTTGCAGGCCAAGCCGGGTGCGTATTTGCGCGTGGGTCAAGGCGCCATCGATGGCCCCGGCCCTCACCCTTTGCACAACAGTCGCTACGATTTCAACGATGCCATCCTGCCTTTAGGGGCAGCGTTGCATGCCAGCTTGGTGGAGCATGCGCTGCCACTGTCTGGCGTTTAA
- a CDS encoding ABC transporter permease, with the protein MSNPISRWLNSDVGYSFKHSKTAMSAALIAFIFIFCALFAKWVAPYNPFDAASLDLMDARLPPAWSAEGSVKYLLGTDDQGRDILSALMYGTRISLVVGFASVFVSLLVGVTLGLLAGFRGGWLDAFLMRLCDVMLSFPAILVALLIAGVGRALFPDADDSLAFGVLIISISLTGWVQYARTVRGTTLVERNKEYVQAARVTGVAPLRIMIRHVLPNVLGPVMVLATIQVATAIITEATLSFLGVGVPPTSPSLGTLIRIGNDFLFSGEWWITIFPGVTLVLIALSVNLLGDWLRDALNPRLR; encoded by the coding sequence ATGTCCAATCCCATTTCCCGTTGGCTCAACAGCGATGTTGGCTACAGTTTCAAGCATTCCAAAACAGCCATGTCGGCGGCTTTGATTGCCTTCATCTTTATTTTTTGCGCGTTGTTTGCCAAGTGGGTTGCGCCTTACAACCCCTTCGATGCCGCCAGTCTAGACCTCATGGATGCCCGTTTGCCCCCCGCATGGTCGGCGGAAGGAAGTGTCAAGTATTTGCTAGGCACGGATGACCAAGGCCGCGACATTTTGTCGGCCTTGATGTACGGCACACGGATCTCATTGGTGGTGGGTTTTGCATCCGTCTTTGTGTCCTTGTTGGTGGGTGTGACCTTGGGCCTGTTGGCTGGCTTTCGAGGCGGCTGGTTGGATGCCTTCCTCATGCGCTTGTGCGATGTGATGCTCTCCTTCCCGGCCATCTTGGTGGCCTTGCTGATTGCGGGTGTTGGACGTGCACTGTTTCCAGATGCCGATGACTCATTGGCCTTTGGCGTGCTCATCATTTCAATTTCACTCACCGGGTGGGTGCAATACGCGCGCACCGTTCGTGGCACCACCTTGGTCGAGCGCAACAAAGAATATGTTCAAGCTGCCCGCGTTACTGGGGTTGCACCCCTTCGCATCATGATCCGTCATGTACTGCCCAATGTGCTCGGCCCAGTGATGGTTCTGGCCACCATTCAAGTGGCCACCGCCATCATCACCGAAGCGACGCTGTCATTCTTGGGCGTCGGTGTGCCGCCTACCTCGCCATCGCTGGGCACACTGATTCGCATTGGCAATGACTTTTTGTTTTCCGGTGAATGGTGGATCACCATTTTCCCAGGCGTGACCTTGGTCCTCATCGCCTTGTCTGTGAACTTGTTGGGCGATTGGCTGCGCGATGCCTTGAACCCTCGTTTGCGTTGA
- a CDS encoding ABC transporter ATP-binding protein — MSLLQVKNLVVEFPSRHGTLRALDEISFEIAPGEILGVVGESGAGKSLTGASIIGLLEPPGRVAGGEILLQGQRIDNLNNDQMRSIRGRKIGAIFQDPLTSLNPLYSVGKQLTETIQAHLPVSDQEARQRAIALLQDTGIPAAAERIDHYPHQFSGGMRQRVVIALALAAEPQLIVADEPTTALDVSIQAQIISLLKNICKQRGAAVMLITHDMGVIAETCDRVAVMYAGRIVEVGPVHQVINHPEHPYTAGLMASIPDMEVDRERLNQIDGAMPRLNAIPQGCAFNPRCPQAFDRCRQERPELTQVNKFDHSGQTHVACWLQSEVSAEAVR; from the coding sequence ATGAGTCTTCTACAAGTTAAAAATTTGGTCGTGGAGTTTCCAAGCCGGCATGGCACCTTGCGTGCGCTGGACGAAATTTCATTTGAAATTGCCCCTGGTGAAATCTTGGGTGTGGTGGGCGAGTCGGGTGCGGGCAAGTCCCTCACCGGTGCGTCCATCATTGGTTTGCTTGAACCACCAGGTCGTGTGGCCGGCGGTGAAATTTTGCTCCAAGGTCAGCGCATCGACAATTTGAACAACGACCAAATGCGCAGCATTCGGGGTCGCAAAATTGGGGCCATTTTTCAAGACCCGCTCACCTCACTGAACCCTTTGTATTCGGTGGGCAAGCAACTGACTGAAACCATTCAGGCGCATTTGCCTGTGTCTGATCAGGAAGCGCGTCAACGCGCCATCGCTTTGTTGCAAGACACTGGCATTCCTGCCGCGGCAGAGCGCATTGACCACTACCCCCATCAGTTTTCGGGCGGCATGCGTCAGCGCGTGGTGATTGCCTTGGCCTTGGCGGCCGAACCCCAACTGATTGTGGCGGACGAGCCCACCACGGCTTTGGACGTTTCCATCCAAGCGCAGATCATCAGCTTGCTTAAAAACATTTGCAAACAGCGCGGCGCCGCCGTGATGCTGATCACGCACGACATGGGCGTCATTGCCGAAACCTGCGACCGTGTGGCGGTGATGTATGCCGGCCGCATTGTGGAAGTTGGGCCTGTGCATCAGGTGATCAATCACCCAGAGCATCCATACACCGCAGGCCTGATGGCTTCAATCCCCGACATGGAAGTCGACCGCGAGCGCTTGAACCAAATCGATGGCGCCATGCCGCGATTGAATGCCATCCCCCAAGGGTGTGCCTTCAACCCTCGTTGCCCCCAAGCGTTTGATCGGTGCAGACAAGAAAGGCCTGAGTTGACTCAAGTGAACAAGTTCGACCACAGCGGTCAGACGCATGTTGCGTGCTGGTTGCAAAGCGAAGTGAGCGCGGAGGCGGTGCGATGA
- a CDS encoding ABC transporter ATP-binding protein produces MSQHNASSNQQPLVVAHDLAKTFDVSAPWLSRVIERKPRQLLKAVDGVSFEIERGKTLALVGESGCGKSTVARLLVGLYEPTRGGLTFDGEDAHAAFKSDNAKAMRKRIQMIFQDPYASLNPRWKVEDIIGEPLKEHGLIHDEQELKARVAELLQSVGLSALDMVKYPHQFSGGQRQRISIARALATAPEFLVCDEPTSALDVSVQAQVLNIMKDLQRERGLTYLFISHNLAVVRHVSDNVGVMYLGQLVELADKHSLFSNPQHPYTRMLLDAIPKMKDTGRARTPVQGEVPNPLNPPPGCSFNPRCPLANERCRTERPVLKNIKGIKIACHAVEEGRH; encoded by the coding sequence ATGAGCCAGCACAATGCTTCTTCAAACCAGCAGCCCTTGGTGGTCGCGCACGACTTGGCCAAAACCTTTGACGTCTCTGCGCCTTGGCTCAGTCGGGTGATTGAACGCAAGCCTCGCCAACTACTGAAGGCGGTTGATGGCGTGAGCTTTGAAATTGAACGCGGCAAAACACTGGCCTTGGTGGGTGAGTCCGGTTGCGGCAAAAGCACGGTGGCGCGCTTGTTGGTGGGTTTGTATGAGCCAACCCGCGGTGGCCTCACCTTTGACGGAGAGGACGCCCATGCAGCGTTCAAATCCGACAACGCCAAAGCCATGCGCAAACGCATTCAGATGATTTTCCAAGACCCTTATGCCAGTTTGAACCCGCGCTGGAAAGTGGAAGACATCATTGGTGAGCCTCTCAAAGAACACGGACTGATTCACGATGAGCAAGAACTGAAAGCCCGTGTGGCAGAGTTGTTGCAGTCAGTAGGCTTGTCTGCCCTCGACATGGTGAAGTACCCCCATCAATTCTCTGGCGGTCAACGTCAGCGCATTTCAATTGCGCGCGCATTGGCTACAGCACCTGAGTTTTTGGTCTGCGATGAGCCCACTTCCGCGTTGGATGTCAGCGTGCAGGCGCAAGTGCTCAACATCATGAAAGATTTGCAGCGCGAGCGCGGCCTGACTTATTTGTTCATCTCGCACAACCTGGCGGTGGTGCGCCACGTGAGTGACAACGTGGGCGTGATGTATTTGGGGCAGTTGGTGGAATTGGCCGATAAGCACAGCTTGTTCAGCAACCCGCAACATCCCTACACGCGCATGTTGCTCGATGCCATTCCCAAGATGAAAGACACTGGCCGTGCGCGGACCCCCGTGCAAGGCGAGGTGCCCAATCCACTCAACCCACCACCTGGCTGCAGCTTCAACCCCCGTTGCCCCTTGGCCAATGAGCGCTGCAGAACGGAACGCCCTGTTTTGAAAAACATCAAGGGCATCAAGATTGCGTGCCATGCGGTGGAAGAAGGGCGACACTGA
- a CDS encoding ABC transporter substrate-binding protein produces MYQRFLKTSRLLTLAIGMSAALLGATSAQAVEFKWAAQNDILTLDPHSQNHATTNNIVGHTYEGLVRYDKNYKVEPSLATSWSNINPTTVRFNLRKNVKFNDGSAFTADDVVFSFDRIRQPQGTMQIYVAGVKEMKKVDDHTVDVILDKPNPTLFNNFTTFYIMSKSWSVKNKSEKIQDYKAKEITFASTNTNGTGPYIIKEWAPDQRVVLTANKSWWDKLQGNVTDIIYTPIKSDPTRIAALLAGNVDAVTDLPTQDVARLRNTPTLSVLDGPEVRTIFFGFDLGSDELKYAPKGKNFFKDVRVRKALSMAIDRTAIQRSIMRGMSVPASLIIAPGVNGYNADMDKTGPADVEGAKKLLADAGYPNGVEFTLDCPNNRYVNDEEVCQAVVNMWAKIGVKAKLNAINFGPFISKIQNFDTSAYLLGWGVATYDAQYSLQSLVMTRTSGPDGSFNFSKINNAKVDALIEAMKTELDKSKRDAMIKEALTITRDEVLYIPLHHQMRPWAMKKNVTMTHNSNDAPKMYYVTVN; encoded by the coding sequence ATGTACCAACGCTTCCTCAAAACCTCACGCCTGCTGACGCTGGCGATAGGCATGTCGGCAGCCCTGCTTGGCGCTACCAGCGCACAGGCCGTCGAATTCAAATGGGCCGCTCAAAACGACATCTTGACGCTCGACCCCCATTCACAAAATCACGCCACCACCAACAACATCGTGGGCCATACCTACGAAGGTTTGGTGCGCTACGACAAGAACTACAAAGTAGAGCCCTCATTGGCCACCAGCTGGTCCAACATCAACCCCACCACCGTGCGTTTCAATTTGCGCAAGAACGTCAAGTTCAACGACGGTTCTGCCTTCACGGCAGACGATGTGGTGTTTTCCTTTGATCGCATTCGCCAACCTCAAGGCACCATGCAGATTTATGTGGCGGGTGTGAAAGAAATGAAAAAGGTTGACGACCACACAGTGGACGTGATCTTGGACAAACCCAACCCCACACTGTTCAACAACTTCACCACTTTCTACATCATGAGCAAATCATGGTCGGTGAAAAACAAGTCTGAGAAAATTCAAGACTACAAAGCCAAAGAAATTACGTTCGCCTCCACCAATACCAACGGCACTGGCCCCTACATCATCAAAGAGTGGGCGCCCGACCAACGTGTGGTTTTGACGGCCAACAAATCTTGGTGGGACAAGTTGCAAGGCAATGTGACCGACATCATCTACACCCCCATCAAGTCAGACCCCACACGCATTGCTGCATTGTTGGCGGGTAACGTCGATGCCGTCACCGACCTGCCCACACAAGACGTTGCACGCCTGCGCAACACACCTACCTTGTCTGTGCTCGATGGTCCTGAAGTTCGTACCATCTTCTTTGGCTTTGATTTGGGCAGCGACGAGTTGAAATACGCGCCCAAAGGCAAAAACTTCTTCAAAGATGTTCGCGTTCGCAAAGCCTTGAGCATGGCCATTGACCGGACCGCCATTCAGCGCAGCATCATGCGCGGTATGTCTGTTCCAGCCAGCCTCATCATTGCCCCTGGCGTGAACGGTTACAACGCCGACATGGACAAAACAGGTCCTGCCGACGTAGAAGGTGCTAAGAAATTGTTGGCCGATGCGGGTTACCCCAACGGTGTGGAGTTCACACTTGACTGCCCTAACAACCGCTACGTTAACGACGAAGAAGTTTGCCAAGCTGTGGTCAACATGTGGGCCAAGATTGGTGTGAAAGCCAAGCTGAACGCCATCAACTTTGGTCCTTTCATTTCCAAGATCCAAAACTTCGACACCAGCGCTTACTTGCTGGGTTGGGGCGTGGCCACCTATGACGCACAGTACTCTTTGCAATCATTGGTCATGACACGTACTTCAGGTCCTGATGGCAGTTTCAACTTCTCCAAAATCAACAATGCCAAAGTAGATGCATTGATCGAAGCCATGAAAACAGAACTCGACAAGTCCAAGCGCGATGCCATGATCAAGGAAGCCTTGACCATCACGCGCGACGAAGTGTTGTACATCCCCTTGCACCACCAGATGCGCCCATGGGCCATGAAGAAAAACGTCACCATGACGCACAATTCAAATGATGCGCCCAAAATGTATTACGTGACTGTCAACTGA